TTTCGTCGACGAAGCGGCCCTCGCGGAACCGCTCAAGCCCGAATCCGGCGGTCAGCGGCCCGGGTTCGCCCTTGGCCACCAGTTCCGCCATGGCCCAGCCCGATCCGGGGATCGCCTTGAACCCGCCCGTGCCCCAGCCGCAATTGATGAAGCAGTTTCCAAGGGGCGTCTTCGACAGGATGGGAGAGCGGTCCCCGGTCATGTCGACGATCCCGCCCCATTGCCGCAACATCTTCAGCCGCGTGATGATCGGGAAGGTTTCGCAGAGCGCGCGCACGGTTTCCTCGATATGGTGAAAGCTGCCGCGCTGGGTGTAGTTGTTGAACCCGTCCGCGCCGCCACCGATCACCATCTCGCCCTTGTCGGACTGGCTCATATAGCCGTGCACGGTGTTGGCCATCACGACGACATCCATGCAGGGCTTGATCGGTTCGGACACCAGCGCCTGCAGCGCGACTGACTCGATGGGCAGCCGGAAACCCGCCATCTCGGCCAGAACGCCGGAATGCCCGGCAACCACGATGGCAAGCTTGCCGCAGCCGATGGTGCCCTTCGTCGTCTCCACGCCCGTCACCTGCCCGCCGGTCTGGCGGATCGCCGTCACCTCACATTGCTGGAGGATATCCATCCCCATGTCGGAACAGGCCCGCGCATAGCCCCACGCCACTGCATCGTGCCGGGCCGTCCCGCCGCGGGGCTGCCACAGCGCGCCCAGAACCGGATAGCGCGGCCCGTCGATATTGATGATCGGCACGATCTCTTTCACCCGCTGCGCATCGACATATTCGGTCGGGATGCCCTGGAGTACATTGGCATGGGCCGTCCGCTTCCAGCCGCGTACCTCATGTTCCGTCTGCGCCAGCATCAGAACGCCGCGGGGGCTGAACATGACGTTGTAATTCAGATCCTGGCTGAGCGTCTCATACAGGCTCCGCGCCTTCTCATAGATCGCGGCCGAAGGGTCCTGCAGGTAGTTGGACCGGATGATCGTGGTGTTCCGCCCGGTGTTGCCACCGCCAAGCCAGCCCTTCTCGATCACCGCGACATTGCGAATCCCGAACCGGCGCCCAAGGTAATAGGCCGTCGCAAGACCGTGCCCGCCGGCGCCCACCACG
The genomic region above belongs to Rhodovulum sp. P5 and contains:
- a CDS encoding sarcosine oxidase subunit beta family protein; translated protein: MATRRYSAFAIAREAARYHSGWARAWRSPAPKSHYDVIVVGAGGHGLATAYYLGRRFGIRNVAVIEKGWLGGGNTGRNTTIIRSNYLQDPSAAIYEKARSLYETLSQDLNYNVMFSPRGVLMLAQTEHEVRGWKRTAHANVLQGIPTEYVDAQRVKEIVPIINIDGPRYPVLGALWQPRGGTARHDAVAWGYARACSDMGMDILQQCEVTAIRQTGGQVTGVETTKGTIGCGKLAIVVAGHSGVLAEMAGFRLPIESVALQALVSEPIKPCMDVVVMANTVHGYMSQSDKGEMVIGGGADGFNNYTQRGSFHHIEETVRALCETFPIITRLKMLRQWGGIVDMTGDRSPILSKTPLGNCFINCGWGTGGFKAIPGSGWAMAELVAKGEPGPLTAGFGLERFREGRFVDESVAAGVAH